One Helianthus annuus cultivar XRQ/B chromosome 7, HanXRQr2.0-SUNRISE, whole genome shotgun sequence genomic region harbors:
- the LOC110867109 gene encoding uncharacterized 38.1 kDa protein has product TNLVLQLLLNCLLQYQNIKVKIRIKNDNCRVLRSSTNNGLLSFYGLPLSQSAVEVTTSPAPPPVANGAKYELNTLPVDEKAVADGDTVTVYVSTLTPREAACVPQAVQVAAVERAKARAQRNYTKADALHKQIIDAGYRMLNIHNEEILARKYRIRLRGIDAPESSMPYGKEAKEELIRLVVGKSLKVLIFDEDRYGRCVGDIYCNGVFVQERMLKKGLVWHYGAYDKRPELEKWEKDARDKRIGLWASANPEKPWEWRKNRREQR; this is encoded by the exons ACCAATCTTGTTTTGCAGCTACTCCTTAACTGCCTTTTACAATACCAGAATATCAAAGTCAAAATCAGAATCAAGAACGATAACTGCAGAGTTCTCCGCTCATCCACAAACAAT GGGTTGTTATCATTTTACGGTCTCCCGCTATCTCAATCTGCGGTTGAAGTCACCACAAGCCCAGCTCCACCACCAGTTGCCAATGGAGCCAAGTATGAATTAAACACACTTCCT GTGGATGAAAAGGCGGTAGCAGACGGGGATACAGTGACAGTTTACGTTAGTACCTTAACTCCCAGAGAAGCAGCGTGTGTTCCACAAGCCGTACAAGTGGCAGCAGTCGAACGGGCCAAAGCACGGGCTCAAAGGAACTACACCAAGGCAGATGCACTCCATAAGCAAATTATTGACGCGGGCTATCG GATGCTAAATATACATAATGAGGAGATTCTAGCCCGGAAGTATCGAATTAGACTACG GGGAATAGATGCACCAGAAAGCTCAATGCCTTATGGGAAAGAGGCGAAAGAGGAACTGATTAGATTGGTTGTGGGGAAGTCTTTGAAAGTTTTGATCTTTGATGAAGACCGTTATGGCCGTTGTGTTGGTGATATCTATTGCAATGGTGTCTTTGTCCAG GAACGGATGTTGAAGAAAGGACTTGTATGGCACTATGGAGCTTATGACAAACGACCGGAGCTAGAAAAG TGGGAAAAAGATGCTAGAGATAAGAGAATTGGGTTGTGGGCTTCAGCAAATCCTGAAAAACCATGGGAATGGAGGAAGAATCGTCGTGAACAAAGATAA
- the LOC110869024 gene encoding uncharacterized protein LOC110869024 — protein sequence MSTNNSSGVDDDISNERKIKTRVNLHIETSRRGFLTDGDIQTASDGSLTNRTSSFLPFGNLGTPTAHFQRIAQQKDEFSRKVPSSTSQKIRDRLSRVFSKKIEWVSLQTMAKEWIRNPMNMVLLIWIICVAVSGAILFLVMTGMLNHALPRKTQRDAWFEVNNQILNALFTLMCLYQHPQRLYHLVLLLRWRSEDVTKLRKIYCKDGTYKPHEWAHMLVVILLLNLNCLAQYALCGLNVGYKRSERPAIGVAITISVAIGAPAIAGVYCVVSPLGKDYVTASDEESQLKQDNVSNSQPSQQRIKSFERRFSFTPRDERASETSPKWSGGIFDFWEDISLAYLSLFCSFCVFGWNMERLGFGNMYVHIATFLLFCLAPFWIFNLAAINIDNETAREALGVTGIFLCLFGLLYGGFWRIQMRKRFNLPPSDSCCGKPAVTDCALWLFCCWCSLAQEVRTGNSYDIKEDKFYNKSSGENNQISVSALPHEEEFGFESGPKSPLQNTSLTPYTSNSPSPSRFSKQHQGVEENSLSRSNDVTLEPPVPSVIHREDN from the coding sequence ATGTCTACAAACAATAGTTCTGGAGTCGACGATGACATATCTAACGAACGTAAAATCAAAACCCGTGTTAATCTGCATATCGAAACCTCTCGAAGGGGATTTCTAACCGATGGGGATATCCAAACTGCAAGTGACGGTAGTCTAACAAACAGAACCTCGAGTTTCCTTCCATTCGGTAATTTAGGTACGCCAACCGCACATTTCCAACGAATTGCCCAACAAAAAGATGAGTTCTCACGCAAGGTACCTTCCAGCACAAGTCAAAAGATCCGCGATCGTCTATCGAGAGTCTTCTCTAAGAAAATCGAATGGGTGTCGCTTCAAACAATGGCGAAAGAGTGGATACGAAACCCGATGAATATGGTTCTGTTAATCTGGATTATATGTGTTGCAGTCTCCGGTGCGATACTCTTCCTTGTAATGACGGGAATGTTAAACCACGCGCTACCGAGAAAAACTCAAAGAGACGCTTGGTTTGAAGTCAACAATCAAATCCTAAACGCACTGTTTACGCTCATGTGTTTATACCAACACCCGCAACGTCTTTATCACCTTGTACTTTTGTTAAGATGGCGATCAGAAGACGTTACGAAGTTAAGAAAAATATACTGTAAAGACGGAACGTATAAACCGCACGAATGGGCACACATGTTGGTTGTTATCTTGCTACTTAACCTTAATTGTCTTGCACAGTACGCTTTATGCGGTTTAAACGTTGGTTACAAACGATCCGAAAGACCCGCAATCGGGGTCGCGATAACTATCTCCGTAGCAATCGGGGCACCTGCGATTGCCGGTGTGTATTGTGTCGTTAGCCCACTCGGTAAAGATTATGTTACAGCTTCTGATGAAGAATCACAACTTAAACAAGATAATGTTAGTAATAGTCAACCAAGTCAACAAAGGATCAAATCGTTTGAACGGAGATTCTCATTCACCCCACGAGATGAAAGAGCAAGCGAAACTAGTCCGAAATGGAGTGGGGGTATATTCGACTTTTGGGAAGATATCTCGTTAGCGTATCTCTCGTTATTTTGTAGCTTTTGTGTTTTCGGATGGAATATGGAGAGACTCGGGTTTGGAAACATGTACGTTCATATCGCAACGTTTCTTCTGTTTTGTTTGGCGCCTTTTTGGATATTTAATCTGGCTGCTATTAATATCGACAACGAGACTGCACGAGAAGCGTTAGGGGTTACAGGGATATTTCTGTGTTTATTCGGTTTGCTTTACGGCGGGTTTTGGAGAATTCAAATGAGAAAAAGATTTAATTTACCTCCGTCTGATTCATGTTGTGGTAAACCGGCTGTTACCGATTGTGCGTTGTGGCTTTTCTGTTGCTGGTGTTCGCTTGCTCAAGAGGTCCGAACGGGAAATTCGTATGATATTAAAGAAGATAAGTTTTATAACAAATCAAGTGGTGAAAATAATCAGATTTCTGTATCGGCTTTACCACACGAAGAAGAATTTGGTTTCGAATCCGGACCAAAATCTCCACTTCAAAACACTTCATTGACACCCTATACATCCAACTCTCCTAGTCCTAGCCGGTTTTCGAAACAACATCAGGGTGTTGAAGAAAATTCTCTTTCGAGAAGTAACGATGTAACTCTAGAACCGCCTGTTCCATCTGTTATACATAGAGAAGATAATTGa